Proteins from a genomic interval of Dendropsophus ebraccatus isolate aDenEbr1 chromosome 6, aDenEbr1.pat, whole genome shotgun sequence:
- the LOC138795089 gene encoding interleukin-17F-like isoform X2, whose protein sequence is METLTGAGKFTVAVLLLLGVTSLMSVQCLDLNHAKKAACPPITNTVRVSLNVTGHDSLLLSGDVNKRSTSPWKYSYDRNMHRHPMVIAEAKCDMAACVDAEGNVDSNLNSVPIRQEILVLLREMKGCAHSFKLEKKIVTVGCTCVRPITQEQL, encoded by the exons TTTACAGTAGCAGTGCTGCTTCTCCTTGGCGTTACCTCTTTGATGTCCGTCCAATGTCTGGATCTTAATCATGCTAAGAAAGCAGCATGTCCCCCCATAACGAACACAGTGAGGGTCAGCCTCAATGTTACCGGCCACGACTCCCTTCTGCTGAGCGGAGATGTGAATAAACGCTCCACTTCTCCATGGAAGTACAG cTATGACAGAAACATGCACCGACACCCCATGGTTATTGCCGAGGCCAAGTGTGACATGGCGGCATGTGTGGATGCTGAGGGTAACGTGGACAGCAACCTAAACTCCGTCCCCATCAGACAAGAGATCCTGGTCCTTCTCCGTGAGATGAAAGGATGCGCCCACTCCTTCAAGCTAGAGAAAAAGATTGTGACCGTGGGCTGTACCTGCGTACGACCCATCACCCAGGAGCAGCTATAG
- the LOC138795089 gene encoding interleukin-17F-like isoform X1 translates to MKRKELQLEKTSNFTVAVLLLLGVTSLMSVQCLDLNHAKKAACPPITNTVRVSLNVTGHDSLLLSGDVNKRSTSPWKYSYDRNMHRHPMVIAEAKCDMAACVDAEGNVDSNLNSVPIRQEILVLLREMKGCAHSFKLEKKIVTVGCTCVRPITQEQL, encoded by the exons TTTACAGTAGCAGTGCTGCTTCTCCTTGGCGTTACCTCTTTGATGTCCGTCCAATGTCTGGATCTTAATCATGCTAAGAAAGCAGCATGTCCCCCCATAACGAACACAGTGAGGGTCAGCCTCAATGTTACCGGCCACGACTCCCTTCTGCTGAGCGGAGATGTGAATAAACGCTCCACTTCTCCATGGAAGTACAG cTATGACAGAAACATGCACCGACACCCCATGGTTATTGCCGAGGCCAAGTGTGACATGGCGGCATGTGTGGATGCTGAGGGTAACGTGGACAGCAACCTAAACTCCGTCCCCATCAGACAAGAGATCCTGGTCCTTCTCCGTGAGATGAAAGGATGCGCCCACTCCTTCAAGCTAGAGAAAAAGATTGTGACCGTGGGCTGTACCTGCGTACGACCCATCACCCAGGAGCAGCTATAG